One window from the genome of Candidatus Alcyoniella australis encodes:
- the bioB gene encoding biotin synthase BioB, with the protein MKLIEHALDRALGSDGCDRATAIELLQLPDSALPELFSAASQVRDELRGRRVLLCAIVNAKSGRCGQDCAFCAQSAHHLTQIELYDLLDIESVLDVARAAHGQGASCFGIVTSGLGPNSEELERIALMVAGVKRIGLEPCVSLGLLDGQQLALLAAAGLERVHHNLECAQSFYPQICTTRKWADNLAAIRAARDAGLAVCSGGIFGMGEDFAQRVDLALALRRTGIDRVPLNFLHPIPGTPLAGSQRLTSGECLRIVAVYRLLLPHAGLQICGGREHNLGAQQSALFNAGADGLMIGNYLTTSGADPHSDLELIASAGLEPLR; encoded by the coding sequence ATGAAGCTGATCGAGCACGCATTGGACCGGGCCCTAGGCAGTGATGGCTGCGATCGCGCCACGGCGATCGAGCTGCTGCAACTGCCCGACAGCGCCCTGCCCGAGCTGTTCTCCGCAGCTTCGCAAGTGCGCGACGAGCTGCGCGGCCGCCGCGTACTTCTCTGCGCGATCGTCAATGCCAAGAGCGGCCGCTGCGGCCAGGACTGCGCGTTCTGCGCCCAGTCCGCGCACCATCTGACACAGATCGAGCTTTACGACCTGCTCGACATCGAATCGGTGCTCGACGTGGCTCGTGCGGCGCACGGCCAAGGCGCGAGCTGCTTTGGCATCGTCACCTCGGGTCTCGGACCGAATTCCGAAGAGCTCGAGCGAATCGCGCTGATGGTCGCCGGCGTAAAGCGCATCGGCTTGGAGCCCTGCGTCAGCCTGGGACTGCTCGACGGTCAACAACTGGCGCTGCTGGCCGCGGCGGGCCTGGAGCGCGTACACCACAACCTGGAATGCGCGCAATCTTTCTATCCGCAAATTTGCACCACCCGTAAATGGGCCGACAACCTGGCCGCGATCCGGGCGGCCCGCGACGCCGGCCTGGCCGTATGCTCGGGCGGGATCTTCGGCATGGGAGAGGATTTTGCGCAACGCGTGGACCTGGCGTTGGCCCTGCGCCGGACCGGGATCGATCGCGTGCCGCTGAACTTCCTGCATCCGATTCCGGGCACACCGCTGGCCGGATCACAACGCCTGACGTCCGGCGAGTGCCTGCGGATCGTCGCGGTCTATCGGCTGCTGCTGCCGCACGCGGGATTGCAGATCTGCGGCGGCCGCGAGCACAACCTGGGAGCGCAACAATCAGCGCTGTTCAACGCCGGGGCCGACGGGCTGATGATCGGCAACTACCTCACAACCTCCGGCGCGGATCCGCACAGCGACCTGGAGCTGATCGCGTCCGCCGGACTGGAACCGCTGCGATGA